The proteins below are encoded in one region of Mycobacterium pseudokansasii:
- a CDS encoding DUF5631 domain-containing protein yields the protein MAIFGRRSARQRLRRATEESLTIPAFSSPPDCTPWVIGGLWPVELSPNNAETAALAAYLKADLDRIVSSANDELRTLRSAVMLDSARRAAEAAVIDEARARAMRRVESTLRQLRGQPAPPVVPRPSVTADWSRTDLERTRVLPAIKDEQPGAAGDLASTRVHPVVEDATGEEQPAAHEKEPVQQAAPPEAVVTVAESVIPARGMAAPEPDDERLQRLLTFVARQEPRLNWAVGQLADGVTVLVTDLAHGWVPPGVMLPEGVQLLKPKRRSGGVAKLIGMTARLETYRPGDFLGWTSDFTPTTSSPKPRELPTLDHLLPELSGATRWRDGLPRIVHLLAQAAAAGGGVGEDEIDLLRVHLDTARHEVVAQYPNVDAALLLNCMLLAATESGVTGDPVSANYHFAWFRELSR from the coding sequence CTTGGGTGATCGGCGGGCTCTGGCCTGTCGAGCTGTCGCCGAACAACGCCGAAACCGCCGCGCTGGCAGCGTATCTGAAAGCCGACTTAGACCGGATCGTCAGTTCTGCCAACGACGAGTTGCGGACGCTCAGGTCAGCGGTGATGCTTGATTCCGCCCGCCGCGCGGCCGAAGCCGCGGTGATCGACGAGGCTCGCGCGCGGGCAATGCGACGAGTCGAGTCGACACTGCGGCAACTCCGCGGACAGCCTGCGCCGCCGGTCGTCCCGCGTCCGTCGGTCACCGCTGATTGGAGCCGGACGGATCTGGAGCGGACCCGGGTCCTCCCCGCCATCAAGGATGAGCAGCCGGGTGCTGCTGGCGACCTGGCGAGCACCCGAGTGCACCCTGTCGTTGAGGACGCCACGGGGGAAGAGCAACCGGCCGCCCACGAGAAGGAACCAGTCCAACAGGCTGCGCCTCCTGAAGCGGTGGTCACTGTGGCCGAGTCGGTGATTCCGGCGCGGGGCATGGCCGCGCCCGAACCCGACGACGAACGGCTGCAGCGGCTCCTGACCTTCGTGGCTCGTCAGGAACCGCGGCTGAACTGGGCGGTCGGGCAGCTCGCGGACGGGGTGACGGTACTGGTCACCGACCTGGCCCACGGTTGGGTACCTCCTGGGGTCATGCTCCCCGAAGGTGTGCAGTTGCTGAAGCCGAAGCGCCGTAGCGGCGGCGTCGCCAAGCTGATCGGTATGACGGCGCGTCTGGAGACCTATCGCCCCGGTGACTTCTTGGGCTGGACAAGTGACTTCACTCCGACCACGTCCTCGCCGAAGCCGCGCGAGCTACCGACGTTGGACCACCTGCTACCGGAGCTGAGTGGGGCTACCCGCTGGCGCGACGGACTGCCACGGATCGTGCACCTGCTGGCCCAGGCCGCGGCCGCCGGAGGCGGCGTCGGCGAAGACGAAATCGACCTGCTGCGCGTGCATCTCGATACCGCCCGGCATGAGGTCGTGGCCCAGTACCCGAATGTCGATGCCGCGTTGTTGCTCAACTGTATGTTGTTGGCGGCCACCGAAAGCGGGGTTACCGGAGATCCGGTATCAGCCAACTATCACTTTGCCTGGTTCCGCGAACTCAGCCGATAG
- a CDS encoding DUF2710 family protein: MVPGSGDRAELSDKDLVESVLRELSEAADKWEALVAQAETVTYSVDLGDVHAVANSDGRLLGLTLHPGVMTGYSHAELADRLNLAIAALREEAEAENRVRYGGSLH; encoded by the coding sequence TTGGTGCCGGGGTCTGGTGATCGCGCGGAACTGAGCGACAAAGACCTCGTCGAATCGGTTCTTCGTGAGCTAAGCGAGGCGGCCGACAAGTGGGAAGCGCTTGTCGCACAGGCGGAAACCGTCACCTACAGCGTGGATCTGGGAGATGTTCACGCTGTTGCCAATTCGGACGGTCGGTTACTCGGGTTGACGTTGCATCCGGGCGTGATGACCGGCTATTCCCACGCGGAACTGGCCGACAGGTTGAACCTGGCGATCGCCGCGCTGCGCGAGGAAGCGGAGGCCGAGAATCGGGTGCGATACGGCGGCTCCTTGCACTGA
- a CDS encoding TIGR03084 family metal-binding protein: MAGPDPIVADLRAESDDLDALVAPLAPHRWAEPTPAPGWTIAHQIGHLLWTDQVALTAVTDEAGFADVLAKAAADPAGFVDAGAEELAARQPQELLGEWRVTRRRLHDALLTVADGRKLPWFGPPMSAASMATARLMETWAHGLDVADALGVTRPATRRLRSIAHLGVRTRDYSFFVNNLAPPAEPFRVELRGPDGDTWSWGPADAAQRVTGSAEDFCFLVTQRRALRTLDITATGEDAQRWLTIAQAFAGPPGHGR, from the coding sequence ATGGCAGGTCCGGATCCGATCGTCGCTGACCTGCGGGCTGAAAGCGACGACCTCGACGCGCTGGTGGCGCCGCTTGCGCCGCACCGATGGGCTGAGCCGACGCCCGCGCCCGGCTGGACCATTGCGCATCAGATCGGTCACCTGTTGTGGACGGATCAGGTGGCGCTGACCGCGGTCACCGACGAGGCCGGATTCGCCGACGTGCTCGCCAAGGCGGCGGCCGATCCTGCCGGTTTCGTGGACGCCGGCGCCGAAGAGTTAGCGGCCCGGCAGCCGCAGGAGCTGCTGGGGGAGTGGCGGGTCACCCGCCGCCGATTGCACGATGCGCTGCTGACCGTCGCCGACGGTCGCAAACTGCCGTGGTTCGGGCCGCCGATGAGCGCAGCGTCGATGGCCACCGCGCGGTTGATGGAGACTTGGGCACACGGACTCGACGTCGCCGACGCCCTCGGCGTGACTCGGCCCGCCACCCGGCGGCTGCGTTCGATCGCGCACCTCGGTGTCCGCACCCGTGATTACTCGTTCTTCGTCAACAACCTGGCACCACCGGCCGAGCCGTTCCGGGTGGAGCTCCGCGGACCCGACGGAGACACCTGGTCCTGGGGACCCGCCGACGCCGCGCAGCGGGTCACCGGATCCGCCGAGGATTTCTGTTTCCTGGTCACGCAGCGGCGAGCGTTGCGGACCCTGGATATCACGGCAACAGGGGAGGACGCGCAGCGGTGGCTGACGATCGCGCAAGCCTTCGCCGGCCCCCCCGGCCACGGGCGATGA
- a CDS encoding MFS transporter, with the protein MRPIVEVGFVIRSQTQARAPVALWRSIRALPDFGRLLQLRIASQFGDGLFQAGLAGALLFNPDRAADPMAIARAFAVLFLPYSLIGPFAGALMDRWDRRLVLVGANVGRSAFIAGIGAILALRGGDLLLLIGALLANGLARFVASGLSASLPHVVPRDQVVTMNSVATASGAVGAFLGANFMLLPRWLAGGGDHGAAVVVFTAIVPVLIALLLSLRFAPRVLGPDDTKRAIHGSVVYAVITGWLHGVRTVVQQPTVAAALSGLAAHRMVVGINSLLILLLVHHMKDADVVGFGTALVFFAATGLGAFLANVLTPVLIRRWGRYATANGALIAAATIEIAGAGLVIPIMVACGFLLGVAGQVVKLCADSAMQIDVDDALRGHVFAVQDALFWVSYIASVTVAASLIPADGHAPIFVLFGSVIYLTGLAVHGIVGRRGRPANGD; encoded by the coding sequence CTGCGCCCGATCGTGGAAGTGGGTTTTGTGATTCGCAGCCAGACGCAAGCCAGAGCACCGGTCGCACTTTGGCGGTCGATACGCGCTCTCCCCGACTTCGGGCGACTGCTGCAGCTTCGCATAGCGAGTCAGTTCGGTGACGGCCTCTTTCAAGCGGGACTCGCGGGCGCATTGCTGTTCAATCCGGACCGCGCCGCCGACCCGATGGCGATCGCAAGGGCTTTCGCGGTGTTGTTTCTGCCGTATTCACTGATCGGCCCGTTCGCCGGGGCACTGATGGATCGCTGGGACCGGCGGCTGGTGCTGGTCGGCGCCAACGTCGGCCGGTCGGCCTTCATTGCCGGGATCGGCGCGATCCTGGCGCTTCGCGGCGGCGATCTACTCCTGCTGATCGGAGCATTACTGGCCAATGGTTTGGCCCGGTTCGTGGCATCGGGCTTATCGGCATCGTTGCCCCATGTGGTGCCACGCGACCAGGTGGTCACGATGAACTCGGTCGCCACCGCTTCAGGAGCGGTCGGGGCCTTCCTGGGCGCGAACTTCATGCTGTTGCCCCGCTGGCTGGCCGGCGGCGGCGATCACGGCGCCGCCGTGGTGGTCTTCACCGCCATTGTTCCGGTGCTGATTGCGTTGCTGCTATCGCTGCGGTTCGCCCCCCGGGTACTCGGTCCGGACGACACCAAGCGCGCGATTCATGGGTCGGTCGTGTACGCAGTGATCACCGGCTGGCTACACGGCGTGCGTACCGTTGTGCAACAACCGACGGTTGCCGCGGCGCTGTCCGGCTTGGCCGCACACCGGATGGTGGTCGGCATCAACTCGCTGTTGATCTTGCTGCTGGTCCACCACATGAAAGATGCGGACGTCGTAGGGTTCGGCACCGCTCTGGTGTTCTTCGCCGCCACGGGTCTCGGGGCATTCCTGGCCAACGTGTTGACCCCGGTCTTGATCCGGCGGTGGGGGCGCTATGCGACGGCCAACGGCGCCCTGATCGCGGCCGCGACGATCGAAATCGCCGGTGCCGGCCTGGTGATCCCGATCATGGTGGCATGCGGCTTCCTACTGGGGGTGGCCGGTCAGGTGGTCAAGCTGTGTGCCGACTCCGCGATGCAGATAGACGTCGATGACGCGTTGCGCGGGCACGTGTTCGCCGTCCAGGACGCGTTGTTCTGGGTGTCCTACATCGCTTCGGTTACGGTGGCAGCGTCCTTGATTCCAGCCGACGGGCACGCACCGATATTCGTATTGTTCGGTTCGGTGATCTATCTGACCGGGCTTGCGGTTCACGGCATCGTCGGCCGACGGGGCCGGCCGGCGAACGGCGATTAA